The Streptomyces sp. NBC_00775 genome includes the window ACGACGTCCGGGACGGCTACCGGGATGCATTCCTTGCCGACTGGAACACCGAACCTCGCGCTGCGTAAACGTCTGCAGAGCCGACGATGAAAAGGGGCGGCAGTGTCGGACGGCGTTGCCGTCGGGCACAGCGCAGTACAACCCCTTGGCGTAACTTGCCTCAAGGCTCCGTCCCGCATCCCTCGTCGGCAGTAACCCCAGGTCGGCCCAACGAGTTGGGGGAAGCGTGACCCAGGTGAACGACAACGCTCGTACGATGTCCGATGCTTCCGCGGAGAATGCCGTTCTCCTTGCCACCACCCCGCCCGGGCATGCGGAGGCCCGGGACGGAGACGTCGCGGTGGTGGGCGTGGGGATCCGGCTGCCCGGGGGGATCCGGTCGCTCGACGGGTTGTGGGCGGCGCTGGCGGAGAGTCGGGACCTGGTCGGCAAGGTGCCGGGCGACCGGTTCGACGTGACGCGGTTCGTGTCGTCCGACGGACGTCCGCGCTCCGGCCGTACGTACACGGCCGCGGGCGGCTTCCTGGACGACGTAGCCGCCTTCGACGCGGAGTTCTTCGGCATCTCGCCGAAGGAGGCATCCAGGCTGGACCCGCAGCAGCGGCTGCTCCTGGAGTGCGCCGTCGAAGCGTTCGGCGACGCGGGCATCGACCCGGCGGCGCTGGCCGGCAGCGACACGGCGGTGATCATGGGCGTGTCGTCGCACGGATTCGGCGATCTGCAGCAGCGGCGGCCGCGCACGATGAACGCGTATTCCATGAGCGGTACGGCGTCCTGCAACACCGCGAACCGGGTGTCGTACGTCTTCGATCTCCAGGGTGCGTCGTTCGCGGTGGACACGGCGTGTTCGTCGACGCTGACCGCGGTGCACCAGGCGTGTCAGGAGGTGCGGTCCGGGCGCAGTGCGCTCGCGCTCACGGGCGGTGTGAGCGTGATGCTCAATCCGTTGGAGAGTGTCGGGTTCGCGCAGGCGTCGATGCTCTCGCCCACCGGGCGGTGCCACCCGTTCTCCGAGCGCGCGGACGGCTTTGTGCGCGCGGAGGGAGCCGGTGTCCTCGTGCTCAAGCCGCTGTCTGCGGCGCTGGCGGACGGCGACCGGATCCACGGGGTGATCCTTGGCAGTGGTATCAACACGGACGGACGTACCGTCGGGTTGGCGCTGCCGAGTGCGCGCAGCCAAGCCGCGCTGCTGGCGCGGGTGTATGCCGAGGCGGGCATCGGCGCGGACGAGGTGGCGTACGTCGAGGCGCACGGCACAGGTACCCAGGCTGGGGATCCGGTGGAGTGTGCGGCGTTGGGTGAGGTGCTCGGGCGGCGCCGTACCTCGGGCGCGCCGCTGCCGATCGGATCGGTGAAGTCGAACCTGGGGCACCTGGAGGCGGCGGCAGGCGTGCCCGGGCTGCTCAAGGCGCTGTTGGTGCTGAGGGAGCGGCGGATTCCCGCGACGCTGCACACGACTCCCCTGAGTTCGCGGATCGACTTCGCCGGGCTGGGCCTGGAGCCTGTGGCCAAGGCGCGCCCTCTGCCCGGGAAGCGGCCGGTGGCAGGGGTGAACTCCTTCGGGTTCGGCGGTGCCAACGCCCACGTGGTGCTGTCCGCAGCCCCCAAGGCGTACGACGGGGCGCGTCCCGGTTGCGACGGCCCACTCCCGCTCGTTGTGTCCGCTCGTACGCCGCAGGCGTTGGAGGCTGCCGCCGTCCGGTGGGCGGAGCACCTGGAGGACCTGGTTCCGGACGCCTTTTACGACACGGCCTACACGGCGTGCCGTCGTCAGGCCCGGTATGAGCATCGTTTCGCGTTGCTGGCCGAGGACCCGTCAGCGGCGCTGCGGCGGGTGGCACGCGGCGAGCCCGCACGGGGCACGGCTCGTGCGGTCGGTGTGGAGCGGGGTCGTATCGGACTCGTCTTCAACGGCAACGGCTCCCAGTGGGCGGGGATGGGGGCGGAACTCCTCGGTGCCGAAACGCACTTCACGGCTGAGGTCGACGCGGTCGACGAGGTGTTGCGCCCTCTGCTGGGCTGGTCGGTGAGGGAGGAGATGGCCGCACCCCGCGGGCGGGAGGTGTGGCAGCGCACCGAGATCGCCCAGCCGATGCTGTTCGCCCTCCAGGCCGGGCTGGTCGCGGCGCTGACCGCGCGCGGTTTCGCTCCCGCCGCGATGTGCGGGCACAGCGTGGGCGAAGTCGCGGCCGCCTACTGCGCGGGAGCCCTGGACCGTGTGGCCGCCTGCCGGGTGATCGCCGCGCGCAGCCGCTCCCAGGGCGCGACCGCCGGGAGCGGGAGAATGGCGGCCGTCGGGCTCGGATCCGAGGACGCCGAAAAGCTGATCTTCGAGATGGGGCAGGCGAAGCGGCTGGTGATCGCCGGGATCAACAGCGCCCGGGACGTGACCGTCGCAGGGGACACCGCAGTGCTCGCCGCGTTCGGCGAAGAGCTCGGCGAGCGGGGGGTGTTCTTCCGCGACCTCGGGCTGGACTACGCCTTCCACAGCCCGGCCATGGACAAGTTGCGCGGGCCGCTCACGGCCATGCTGTCCGGGCTGCCGACACGGCCCGCTCACATCCCTCTGGCCTCCACGGTCACCGGGCGGCTCAGCAGCGGTGAGGTTCTCGACGCCGAGTACTGGTGGCGCAATGTCCGCGAGCCCGTCCGGTTCGCCGAAGGGGTGGACGTCCTCGTCGGTGAGGCCGGCTGCGACGTCCTGGTGGAGATCGGCCCGCACCCGGTACTCGGCGCGTATCTGCGCCGTGTCACGACCGGTGCCGGGCAGCCCGTCGCCGTGATCCCCACCCTCACGCGCACCGCCTCCGGCCCCGACGCGCTCGACGCCACTGTGGCGCAGCTGCTGGCGTGCGGGGCCGAAACCGACTGGAGCATCCCGTTCCCGCATCCAGGACGGGTGGCCGATGTGCCCGCCTATCCCTGGCAGCGTGAACGCCACTGGAACGGCGATCCCGGATGGTGGCTGGAGACCGCGGCCGAGGACGACGGCGAGTCGGCGCAGCCCCCGCACGCGCTGCTCGGCGTACGACAGCCGGGAGCGCGGCCCGCCTGGCAGCAGGAGCTCTCCTCCGGCGCCCTGGGATGGCTCGCCGATCACCTGGTCGGCGAGACGGTGGTCGTGCCGGCAGCCGGATACGTGGACATGGCCCTGACCCTCGGGCAGGCCGTGCACAACGCGCCCGTGGAGGTGCACGGTCTGTCGATCAGCCGTGCGCTGAGCCTGCCGGGCGACGACGAGGACCGCACCATGTCCGTCCACACCGCGCTGGAACACGACGGCCGTTTCACCGTCTCCAGCCGTGACGGGAGCGGTGGCGCATGGGTCGAACACACACGCGGCCGCGTACGCAAGCTGCTGCGCGCCTGCCCGCCCGGTGCCGACCCGCACACGCTGCGCGCCCGCATGCCCCGCGAGATGAGCGCGGGCGACCACTACACGGTCTGCGCCCGTGCCGGGCTGCCCTACGGTTGTGCGTTTCGTACCCTGACCGGCCTGCGCACCGACGGCGGGGAGAGCCGTGAAGTACTCGCCTCCTACGCTGCCACCGCCGAGCTCGACGACGCTCCCCTCGCCCATCCGACCCTCCTCGACGGCGCGCTCCAGGCGGGCCTGCCGCTGCTCGCGGCAGCCACCGACCGGCAAGCGGCCGACCCCGACCGCGCGCCGGCCGCTTTCCTGCCCGTCGGCATCGACACCGTTCGCTGCTGGCAGCCGCTGCCCCGCACCGGCCTGATCCATGTACGCCTGCGTACCCGCACCGCACGCGAGGCCGTCTGGGACATGACCGTCATGGCCGAAGACGGCACCGTGGCCTTGGAAGCGCTCGGCTGCCGACTGCGCCGCTTCGACGCGACGCGTTCCCCCGCCCCCCAACAGCTCGCCGAGGTCCTGCGCGCCGCCCCGCTGCCCACGAGCCGGGCCACCCAGTCGTCCTGGCCCACGCCCATTGACACCCTCGCCACCTGCGCGGACCAACTCTCGCGAGCCGCCCAAAAATGGCGGACACACCCCTACGACCGCGCCCGCGCCCGTTGCCTGCGCATGAGCGCGCACCTGACCGCAGCCGCCGTACGCGAACTCCTGCCGGGCGCAGTGGAGTTCACCTTGGACGACCTGATCGCGGCCGGGGTGCGGCCCCGGCATCTCAGGCTGCTGACCGCCCTGTTCGAGCACGCCGTACAGCAGGACGTCCTGACCACGCAGGGGGACGGCCGGTGGCGCGTGGCGGAGGAACCACAGCCGCACCGGCTGTTCAAGGAAGCACTCCTGGCCTTCCCGGCCGAGGCCGCCCCCGCGCAGGCGTACGGCGTGTGCGGGCTGCATCTGGCGGACGTGCTGCTCGGGCGCGCCGATCCGCTCACGCTGCTGTTCGCCGAGCCCGACGCCCTCGCCGCGCGAATCTACGACAGCACGCCCGTGATGCACCACCAGTACCGCACCGCCCGGCTCCTGCTTCAGACGGCCCTCGCGGCCTGGCCCGAGGGGCGGCCGCTGCGTGTGCTGGAGGTCGGCGCCGGAACAGGCGGGCTGACGGCCGCGCTCCTGCCGCATCTGCCGCCCGAGCGCACGCACTACACCTACACCGACGTGTCCTCGGCCTTCTTCCCGGCCGCCCAGGACCGCCTCGCCGACCACGACTTCGTCCACTACCGCTGCCTCGACCTCGACACCGACCCCGTCGCCCAGGGCTTCACCCCTGCCTCCTACGACCTTGTCATCGCCGCGAACGTGCTGCACGCCACGCGGGATCTGCGGCGCACCCTGCACCGGATCGGTGATCTGCTGGCCGACGGCGGACAACTGCTCGCGGTGGAGAGCCACGACGAGGCCGCACTCACACCGGTGTTCGGGCTGCTGGACTCCTACTGGGGCGCCGAGGACACCGATCTTCGGCCGGACGGGCCGTTGCTGGCACGCGACCGATGGCCCGGACTGCTGGAAGAGTGCGGATACACCGGCACTGTGCAGCCCGGCGACGCCACACAGCCCGCGCACGACCACTACTCCGTCATCCTCACCGTCCGGGCCCCTCGCCCCACACCCGCGCCGATGCCGGCGACCGCATCGCCCGAGCCGCGTTCGGTGCGCCCGCCCGCAGTGGCCCACCTGACCAGCGGGCCCTTCGCCACCGCGGCCGCCACGGTCCTGCGCGCCGACGCCCGGCGCGCAAGTGAAAGTCCGCTGCGGTGGTCAGAACTCCTCGCGGACACCGACGACGTGATCCTCCTGGCCGGCAGCGGCGAGGGCGGCGCGACCGGGAGCGGGGGTGGCCCGGCCGCTGCCACGGAGGCCGCCGTACGCCACTTGGCCGTGCTGCGAGCGCTCGCCACCGCCACCTGGCAGCTGCCCGCGGACCGAGAGGTCACCGTCTGGCTCGTCGTGTGCGGAGCCCGCGACATCCCGCCGACCGCCGCCGCGGCCGTGTGGGGAGCGGCCCGCAGCCTGGCCAACGAACAACCGCGGCTGACCGTCCGACGCATCGCCCTGGCTGCCGGTGCCGAGGACAGGCTCGCCGAGGAGCTGACGGCCCGCCCGGCCGACGACGAGGTCCTGCTGACCAGCCAGGGACGGTTCGTGACGCGGCTGCGTCCCTACGCACCGCCTCCCGCCCCGGCTCCGACGGCATGGACAGCGGGGACGTCCCCCTCGTACACCCTGGTCCTGGAGGAGCCCGGTCTGCGCTACCGGCTCGGCTGGCGGCCTGCCCGAACGCCCCGGCCGGGCCAGGGCGAGATCGTCGTCGAGGTCGCGGCCGCCGCGCTCAACTACCGCGACATCATGGCCGCGACCGGCCTCGTACCGCCGCCCGAGGCGCCGCGCGGGCTCGACGCGGAACCGATCGGCCTGGAGTGCGCCGGCACGGTCGTCGCCGTGGGCGCTGACGTCGAACACATCCGTGTCGGGGACAGGGTGGCCTGTCTGACCCTCGGCGCTTACGGCTCGCACGCGTGGGTCCGCGCGGACCGAGTGATGCCGCTGCCGGACGGTATGGACTTCACCGAGGCCGCCACGCTCCCGACCGTCTTCCTGACCGTCCAGCATGCCCTGGACCACCTGGCCCGCCTGCGGCCCGGCGAAACCGTGCTGGTGCACGGCGCGGCCGGAGGCGTGGGCCTGGCCGCCCTGCAGTACGCCCAGCACGTCGGCGCCCAGGTCATCGCCACCGCCGGCAGTCCCGCCAAGCGTGACCTGCTGCGGCTGCTCGGCATCGAGCACGTCCTCGACTCACGCACGCTGCGCTTCGCCGACGAGATCGACGCGATCACCCAGGGCCGGGGCGTGGACGTCGTCCTCAACTCCCTGGCCGGTGAGGCCATGGACCGCAGTCTGCGCGTTCTGGCACCGCACGGCCGGTTCGTGGAGCTCGGCAAGCGCGACTTCCTCGCCGACAACTCCCTCGCCCTGGCGCCCTTCCGCGACAACCTCTCCTTTTACGGAGTGGACGTCGCCGCCCTGCTCACCGACGCCTCAGCGCTGGCCGACGCCCATCTGACGGCGATCACCCGGGCCGTCCACGAGGGCATCTACCGCCCGCTGGCGCATCGCGTCTACCCCGCCGCCAGGATCCGCGAGGCGTTCGCCGTTCTGCAGCACTCCCGGCACATCGG containing:
- a CDS encoding SDR family NAD(P)-dependent oxidoreductase is translated as MSDASAENAVLLATTPPGHAEARDGDVAVVGVGIRLPGGIRSLDGLWAALAESRDLVGKVPGDRFDVTRFVSSDGRPRSGRTYTAAGGFLDDVAAFDAEFFGISPKEASRLDPQQRLLLECAVEAFGDAGIDPAALAGSDTAVIMGVSSHGFGDLQQRRPRTMNAYSMSGTASCNTANRVSYVFDLQGASFAVDTACSSTLTAVHQACQEVRSGRSALALTGGVSVMLNPLESVGFAQASMLSPTGRCHPFSERADGFVRAEGAGVLVLKPLSAALADGDRIHGVILGSGINTDGRTVGLALPSARSQAALLARVYAEAGIGADEVAYVEAHGTGTQAGDPVECAALGEVLGRRRTSGAPLPIGSVKSNLGHLEAAAGVPGLLKALLVLRERRIPATLHTTPLSSRIDFAGLGLEPVAKARPLPGKRPVAGVNSFGFGGANAHVVLSAAPKAYDGARPGCDGPLPLVVSARTPQALEAAAVRWAEHLEDLVPDAFYDTAYTACRRQARYEHRFALLAEDPSAALRRVARGEPARGTARAVGVERGRIGLVFNGNGSQWAGMGAELLGAETHFTAEVDAVDEVLRPLLGWSVREEMAAPRGREVWQRTEIAQPMLFALQAGLVAALTARGFAPAAMCGHSVGEVAAAYCAGALDRVAACRVIAARSRSQGATAGSGRMAAVGLGSEDAEKLIFEMGQAKRLVIAGINSARDVTVAGDTAVLAAFGEELGERGVFFRDLGLDYAFHSPAMDKLRGPLTAMLSGLPTRPAHIPLASTVTGRLSSGEVLDAEYWWRNVREPVRFAEGVDVLVGEAGCDVLVEIGPHPVLGAYLRRVTTGAGQPVAVIPTLTRTASGPDALDATVAQLLACGAETDWSIPFPHPGRVADVPAYPWQRERHWNGDPGWWLETAAEDDGESAQPPHALLGVRQPGARPAWQQELSSGALGWLADHLVGETVVVPAAGYVDMALTLGQAVHNAPVEVHGLSISRALSLPGDDEDRTMSVHTALEHDGRFTVSSRDGSGGAWVEHTRGRVRKLLRACPPGADPHTLRARMPREMSAGDHYTVCARAGLPYGCAFRTLTGLRTDGGESREVLASYAATAELDDAPLAHPTLLDGALQAGLPLLAAATDRQAADPDRAPAAFLPVGIDTVRCWQPLPRTGLIHVRLRTRTAREAVWDMTVMAEDGTVALEALGCRLRRFDATRSPAPQQLAEVLRAAPLPTSRATQSSWPTPIDTLATCADQLSRAAQKWRTHPYDRARARCLRMSAHLTAAAVRELLPGAVEFTLDDLIAAGVRPRHLRLLTALFEHAVQQDVLTTQGDGRWRVAEEPQPHRLFKEALLAFPAEAAPAQAYGVCGLHLADVLLGRADPLTLLFAEPDALAARIYDSTPVMHHQYRTARLLLQTALAAWPEGRPLRVLEVGAGTGGLTAALLPHLPPERTHYTYTDVSSAFFPAAQDRLADHDFVHYRCLDLDTDPVAQGFTPASYDLVIAANVLHATRDLRRTLHRIGDLLADGGQLLAVESHDEAALTPVFGLLDSYWGAEDTDLRPDGPLLARDRWPGLLEECGYTGTVQPGDATQPAHDHYSVILTVRAPRPTPAPMPATASPEPRSVRPPAVAHLTSGPFATAAATVLRADARRASESPLRWSELLADTDDVILLAGSGEGGATGSGGGPAAATEAAVRHLAVLRALATATWQLPADREVTVWLVVCGARDIPPTAAAAVWGAARSLANEQPRLTVRRIALAAGAEDRLAEELTARPADDEVLLTSQGRFVTRLRPYAPPPAPAPTAWTAGTSPSYTLVLEEPGLRYRLGWRPARTPRPGQGEIVVEVAAAALNYRDIMAATGLVPPPEAPRGLDAEPIGLECAGTVVAVGADVEHIRVGDRVACLTLGAYGSHAWVRADRVMPLPDGMDFTEAATLPTVFLTVQHALDHLARLRPGETVLVHGAAGGVGLAALQYAQHVGAQVIATAGSPAKRDLLRLLGIEHVLDSRTLRFADEIDAITQGRGVDVVLNSLAGEAMDRSLRVLAPHGRFVELGKRDFLADNSLALAPFRDNLSFYGVDVAALLTDASALADAHLTAITRAVHEGIYRPLAHRVYPAARIREAFAVLQHSRHIGKVVVAFDAAEPLPVRPAATPLVLDPEASYLVTGGLGGFGAATARHLAARGARHLTLVGRRGARTPGAAELTADLAELGVRVNTYAVDAADPDAMRRILDGLDAQERRLAGVVHAAMVLDDAPLHELDDERVRAVLTPKMAAGHVLDELTRDRPLDFFVVYSSAAAVAGNLTQSSYAAANLALEALVRDRRRAGLPALAVQWGAIAGSGYVHRTERDDEMTALGIGGLATADALATLDRLLADPDPDTTAVTVGHIDWARMHRFLHILSAPRTAALLPPAEHTDGAESLRQALKQAAPGNAAALVEDVLADLLAHVLQTTPDRIDRTRRLDQLGVDSLLAAELAALLQQRLGCDLPTMELAGTPNLPALAQRVLARLNPTR